One region of Eupeodes corollae chromosome 1, idEupCoro1.1, whole genome shotgun sequence genomic DNA includes:
- the LOC129939342 gene encoding putative nuclease HARBI1 isoform X2: MSRSCFSDLMTKIGNLKCVHQLEKKLLYTIWTLSKQESFLSSGDRFNLAPSSAHNSFCEILDLLCSLLAQYIKWPSISQYNDISRVFREKSGGYIPGIVGAIDGCHIQIKQPVKNPIDYYNRKNTHSIILQGVCDHRAVFIDIYVGAPGRLHDARVFRNSPLSDKLAQFLPADYHLVGDAAYPLGQNLITPFRDNGHLLERQINFNTRLSSARITIERTFGFLKGRFRRLKYLDVSSPMLANKIITASCILHNHIHLFNESGNFSDIESENDDDLGNDLNSSQNMENQERSSCARKRNFLLNNF; this comes from the exons ATGAGTCGAAGTTGTTTttcg GATCTTATGACAAAGATTGGAAATCTCAAGTGTGTTCATcagttggaaaaaaaacttttgtatactATTTGGACTTTAAGCAAACAAGAGAGTTTTTTGTCATCTGGCGATCGTTTCAATTTAGCACCAAGTTCAGCACACAATTCATTTTGTGAGATTCTGGATTTGTTGTGTTCCCTTTTGGCTCAATACATTAAGTGGCCATCAATAAGCCAATATAATGATATATCCCGG gtatttcgagaaaaatcaggAGGTTATATTCCCGGGATCGTTGGTGCGATAGATGGGTGTCACATTCAAATAAAACAGCCGGTCAAGAACCCTATAGACTACTACAACAGAAAAAATACGCATTCGATTATTTTACAAG gaGTTTGTGACCATCGAGCTGTTTTCATCGATATTTATGTAGGCGCTCCTGGTCGACTACATGATGCTCGAGTTTTTAGAAATAGCCCTCTCTCTGATAAATTGGCTCAATTCTTGCCTGCCGACTACCATCTTGTAGGAGATGCTGCCTACCCTCTAGGTCAAAACCTAATAACTCCCTTCCGTGACAATGGACACCTTCTCGAAAGGCAAATCAATTTCAATACACGCCTTAGCAGTGCCAGAATAACCATAGAGCGAACTTTTGGTTTTCTCAAAGGCCGATTTCGTCGATTGAAATATTTGGATGTTTCAAGTCCTATGCTGgccaataaaattataacagcTAGTTGCATTTTGCACAAccacattcatttatttaatgaatctGGAAATTTTTCTGACATCGAATCTGAAAATGATGACGATCTGGgaaatgatttaaattcaagTCAAAACATGGAAAACCAAGAAAGAAGCAGCtgtgctagaaaaagaaacttcttgttgaacaatttttaa
- the LOC129941578 gene encoding cyclin-K: protein MKECIYLLPDSAEMPCWYYDKKDLKVTPSIQDGISFETERRYRKEGARFIMNCGTQMGLGHNTMATGVVYFHRFYMFHTFKNFPRYVTACCCLLLAGKVEETPKKCRDIIRTARSLLTDSQFFSFGDDPKEEVMTLERILLQTIKFDLQVEHPYSFLLKYAKCIKGDQAKLQKMVQMAWNFVNDSLSTVVCLQWEPEIIAVALIHLASKLSKFTVVDWVGRQPSHLRWWDMFVSDVTMEILEDICHQVLDLYQPSHANNDTNSPPQKPPSRAESPTSIPQTLPPAVPRDRDASPAALTNAKNAAPPQQQQQQPTYNKPLVEEKMEVNTIATTSSIKTLQPPPEPMPYMYTDNYMQMYTHGSHYPPQIPGSSQMVPPTSAPPPLPPPPMYGAQFPMSSQPIPSHYGGAIPPPLPSHRSGPPPQHIGPPIHQHQVPPSGGYYQQPYGRQRYQPPT from the coding sequence ATGAAGGAATGCATATATTTGCTACCGGATTCAGCCGAAATGCCCTGCTGGTATTATGATAAGAAGGATCTCAAAGTGACACCATCGATTCAGGATGGGATTTCGTTTGAGACGGAACGACGTTATCGCAAGGAGGGCGCTCGTTTTATTATGAATTGCGGCACCCAAATGGGCCTGGGCCACAATACCATGGCCACGGGTGTTGTGTATTTTCATCGTTTCTACATGTTCCATACATTCAAGAATTTTCCGCGTTATGTGACGGCGTGCTGTTGTCTGCTGCTAGCTGGAAAAGTGGAAGAAACACCAAAGAAATGTCGAGATATCATCAGAACAGCAAGAAGTCTCCTCACAGACTCGCAATTCTTCTCGTTTGGCGATGATCCCAAAGAAGAGGTAATGACACTGGAGCGAATTCTCCTTCAAACCATCAAGTTCGACCTACAAGTGGAACACCCCTACAGCTTTCTGCTGAAATATGCCAAGTGCATTAAAGGCGACCAAGCTAAGTTGCAGAAAATGGTGCAAATGGCATGGAACTTTGTCAATGACTCACTCAGTACAGTTGTGTGCCTGCAATGGGAACCGGAGATAATAGCAGTGGCTCTCATCCACTTGGCCAGTAAACTCAGCAAGTTTACAGTGGTAGACTGGGTGGGGCGGCAGCCGAGTCATCTGCGATGGTGGGACATGTTTGTCTCCGATGTAACAATGGAGATTCTAGAGGATATCTGTCATCAGGTACTGGACCTCTATCAGCCCAGTCATGCCAATAACGACACTAACAGTCCCCCTCAGAAGCCGCCGAGTCGTGCCGAATCACCGACAAGCATACCGCAGACGTTGCCACCGGCAGTTCCTCGAGATCGTGATGCGTCGCCTGCTGCATTAACCAACGCGAAAAATGCAGCACCACcccaacagcagcaacaacagccgACCTATAACAAACCCTTGGTCGAAGAAAAGATGGAAGTCAATACCATAGCGACTACCTCATCCATTAAGACACTGCAACCGCCGCCGGAGCCTATGCCCTACATGTACACAGACAACTACATGCAGATGTACACACATGGCTCGCACTATCCACCTCAAATACCTGGATCCTCACAAATGGTACCCCCTACAAGCGCACCGCCACCGTTGCCACCACCGCCAATGTACGGCGCACAATTCCCCATGTCCTCGCAGCCCATTCCCTCGCACTATGGAGGCGCTATCCCGCCACCCCTACCCTCACATCGATCCGGACCACCGCCGCAGCATATTGGCCCGCCCATTCACCAACATCAAGTACCGCCAAGTGGTGGCTACTACCAGCAACCGTATGGTCGTCAGCGGTACCAGCCACCTACGTAA
- the LOC129941890 gene encoding uncharacterized protein LOC129941890: METQTTDKNIEFAHHPPRPWVDKGKCNNNNLFEDKENFCGAAEAGKLKLDKCQCHRSQQQQQQIPAIELPVAESFTADEAGGIGVVNLHPSQTTEATNDTRFNGGDEDELPSTALAAHSPPNSNRTSVNNSTDNLSYNSDNYYVDELIVLQNTLSDEEVSLNSDDCIYAYRGGAEFDIALEPARNNNAEDETDFLEMDFDPDPSSEVDPSIELRSLQYPPSIFLTSSASVGGPNLPERQLFSSPIEGGDSALCHRCPTNKDFAKLSLNLTQIKSSSVDGDDRISPVTVSCTTDDSRSKVTGAKPKRITERSISMTKNRKTQFLYSKMNKNGGTTASLCSAGSLDERAGVAGFPPLHSANAYTRRDLSDETCLDCLEKEFLANTIGKPIEWSDCPKCKNKRSLHMMSAFGHCNSSGSSRSSSSNTGLGMSSSSSVLCSTKPPPSSLSFDLNDLLPTAREKAAYKADEACYSGNSSGSGLHKGAAIVETKKLTHKSYQRGSSCDNFDGNKLAKRSSDQVVSTFPTLNADEGTIVQALEKLHIPFNKELIISYFQASPPEFKNLKQFILHQSKKNCNFPKLMKLIEVACNNKVNVEFQPDKQSLDREPEVQEVRVADILHQWTRTNNLELLKQLDKRFMESNVLGKLIYIIRQAQQRNNAKPLADYISIPQYYKSGYISIVTKKTK, translated from the exons ATGGAGACGCAGACGActgacaaaaatattgaatttgccCATCATCCGCCGAGACCATGGGTGGATAAGGGCAAGTGCAACAATAACAATCTTTTCGAAGACAAAGAGAACTTCTGCGGAGCTGCAGAAGCTGGTAAGTTGAAATTGGACAAATGCCAATGCCATCGTAgtcaacagcagcagcaacaaatcCCAGCTATCGAGCTGCCAGTGGCTGAAAGCTTTACTGCAGATGAAGCCGGTGGTATTGGTGTTGTAAACTTACACCCATCCCAGACGACGGAAGCAACAAATGACACCCGGTTCAACGGTGGCGACGAAGATGAATTGCCCAGCACTGCTTTGGCTGCACACTCGCCGCCAAACTCTAACCGAACCTCGGTTAACAATTCCACCGACAACCTGTCGTACAACAGCGACAACTATTACGTCGACGAACTGATCGTCCTGCAGAACACACTCTCCGACGAGGAGGTCTCACTTAATTCGGATGATTGCATCTACGCCTATCGCGGAGGAGCTGAATTCGATATTGCCCTGGAACCAGCAAGGAATAACAATGCCGAAGACGAGACGGACTTCCTCGAAATGGACTTTGATCCGGATCCCTCATCGGAAGTAGATCCCTCAATAGAGTTGCGCTCATTGCAATATCCTCCATCTATTTTCTTGACCAGTTCGGCGAGTGTAGGAGGACCGAACTTGCCCGAGAGGCAACTATTTAGTTCGCCAATTGAGGGAGGCGATTCAGCACTCTGCCACCGATGTCCAACAAACAAGGACTTTGCAAAACTCTCACTCAATTTGACACAAATTAAATCGAGTTCGGTGGATGGCGACGATCGTATATCTCCAGTGACTGTCTCGTGTACCACAGATGACTCTAGATCAAAGGTTACTGGCGCCAAGCCGAAGCGCATAACAGAGCGAAGCATTTCCATGACAAAGAACCGCAAAACGCAGTTTCTCTATTCAAAAATGAACAAGAACGGTGGAACTACGGCATCTCTATGTTCAGCTGGTAGTTTAGATGAACGCGCTGGCGTAGCTGGATTCCCCCCGCTGCACAGCGCCAATGCATACACTCGACGTGATCTCTCTGATGAAACGTGTTTAGATTGTCTGGAGAAGGAATTCCTTGCTAATACAATTGGAAAGCCAATCGAATGGTCTGATTGTCCAAAGTGCAAGAACAAGCGAAGTCTCCACATGATGTCTGCGTTTGGACATTGCAATAGCAGCGGCAGCAGCCGCAGTAGTAGTAGCAATACTGGCTTAGGAATGAGTTCAAGTAGTAGCGTTTTGTGTTCCACCAAACCCCCGCCCTCATCGTTGAGTTTCGACTTGAATGACTTATTGCCAACGGCGCGAGAAAAGGCGGCTTATAAGGCTGATGAAGCTTGTTATAGTGGTAATAGCAGTGGTAGTGGTTTGCATAAGGGAGCAGCAATTGTCGAGACCAAAAAGCTAACGCACAAGAGTTACCAAAGAGGATCATCGTGTGATAATTTTGATGGAAATAAA cttGCTAAGAGATCTTCCGATCAAGttgtttcaacatttccaaCTTTAAATGCTGACGAAGGAACAATAGTGCAGGCACTG gaaaAACTTCATATTCCTTTCAACAAGGAGCTCATAATATCATATTTCCAAGCAAGTCCACCTGAATTTAAAAATCTCAAGCAATTTATTCTCCATCAATCCAAAAAGAATTGTAATTTTCCAAAGTTAATGAAGCTAATAGAAGTTGCATGCAATAACAAAGTTAACGTAGAATTCCAACCG GATAAACAAAGTTTGGATAGAGAACCAGAAGTTCAAGAAGTTCGAGTGGCTGATATTCTACACCAATGGACAAGAACAAATAATCTTGAATTACTTAAACAATTAGATAAGCGATTTATGGAGAGTAATGTTTTGG gaaaattaatttatattataagacAAGCACAGCAAAGAAATAATGCAAAACCACTTGCAGATTATATTTCTATTCCGCAGTATTATAAATCTGGATACATTTCTATTgtaaccaaaaaaacaaaataa
- the LOC129939342 gene encoding putative nuclease HARBI1 isoform X1 — translation MSDSEEDEVIARAVIVVNDLLAVGSLSDQLQENIKEDRVRNTNYYEVVIPDYSLEEFRCHFRMSRSCFSDLMTKIGNLKCVHQLEKKLLYTIWTLSKQESFLSSGDRFNLAPSSAHNSFCEILDLLCSLLAQYIKWPSISQYNDISRVFREKSGGYIPGIVGAIDGCHIQIKQPVKNPIDYYNRKNTHSIILQGVCDHRAVFIDIYVGAPGRLHDARVFRNSPLSDKLAQFLPADYHLVGDAAYPLGQNLITPFRDNGHLLERQINFNTRLSSARITIERTFGFLKGRFRRLKYLDVSSPMLANKIITASCILHNHIHLFNESGNFSDIESENDDDLGNDLNSSQNMENQERSSCARKRNFLLNNF, via the exons atgAGCGATTCGGAAGAAGATGAAGTCATAG CTAGAGCTGTGATTGTCGTAAACGATCTCCTCGCAGTGGGTTCCTTATCTGACCAACTTcaagaaaacattaaagaagATCGCGTAAGGAATACGAACTATTATGAAGTAGTAATTCCAGATTACAGTTTAGAAGAATTCCGGTGCCATTTTCGAATGAGTCGAAGTTGTTTttcg GATCTTATGACAAAGATTGGAAATCTCAAGTGTGTTCATcagttggaaaaaaaacttttgtatactATTTGGACTTTAAGCAAACAAGAGAGTTTTTTGTCATCTGGCGATCGTTTCAATTTAGCACCAAGTTCAGCACACAATTCATTTTGTGAGATTCTGGATTTGTTGTGTTCCCTTTTGGCTCAATACATTAAGTGGCCATCAATAAGCCAATATAATGATATATCCCGG gtatttcgagaaaaatcaggAGGTTATATTCCCGGGATCGTTGGTGCGATAGATGGGTGTCACATTCAAATAAAACAGCCGGTCAAGAACCCTATAGACTACTACAACAGAAAAAATACGCATTCGATTATTTTACAAG gaGTTTGTGACCATCGAGCTGTTTTCATCGATATTTATGTAGGCGCTCCTGGTCGACTACATGATGCTCGAGTTTTTAGAAATAGCCCTCTCTCTGATAAATTGGCTCAATTCTTGCCTGCCGACTACCATCTTGTAGGAGATGCTGCCTACCCTCTAGGTCAAAACCTAATAACTCCCTTCCGTGACAATGGACACCTTCTCGAAAGGCAAATCAATTTCAATACACGCCTTAGCAGTGCCAGAATAACCATAGAGCGAACTTTTGGTTTTCTCAAAGGCCGATTTCGTCGATTGAAATATTTGGATGTTTCAAGTCCTATGCTGgccaataaaattataacagcTAGTTGCATTTTGCACAAccacattcatttatttaatgaatctGGAAATTTTTCTGACATCGAATCTGAAAATGATGACGATCTGGgaaatgatttaaattcaagTCAAAACATGGAAAACCAAGAAAGAAGCAGCtgtgctagaaaaagaaacttcttgttgaacaatttttaa